One genomic window of Geoanaerobacter pelophilus includes the following:
- a CDS encoding GSU3473 family protein yields MYIQVRDNLGNERFIEEELLESCIASGEVVAFRRSDGWITAPAGSVRGMDVTSDNSYSGQERRRTALSKKKMFS; encoded by the coding sequence GTGTATATACAGGTTCGTGACAACTTGGGCAACGAAAGGTTTATCGAAGAGGAACTCCTTGAGTCCTGCATCGCTTCCGGAGAGGTTGTGGCATTTCGCCGGAGCGATGGCTGGATAACGGCACCGGCAGGATCAGTGCGCGGGATGGATGTTACGTCTGATAATTCTTATTCCGGCCAGGAACGGCGAAGAACTGCGTTGTCCAAAAAGAAGATGTTCTCCTGA
- a CDS encoding tetratricopeptide repeat protein, producing MFYKGALMGIAVILVSQATFADFNSAQKAYNEGDFATAIREFRTDGSARSLYQVGQMYSNGKGVRQDRREAVKWYRKAAELGYAKAQTTLGLFYSIGEEVKQDKKESAKWYKKAADQGLADAQFTLAQMYERGDGVKQDKTESVRWYQKAADQGHANAQLNLSLKYDAGEGVEQNKEKAAFWYHKAAEQGLARAQFQLGALYDKGDGIEQNKNEAFKWYRKAADQGYARAQYSLGQLYDRGEGAAHDTREALKWYRKAAERGVADAQYAVGQIYYKGIIVAQDRKIALKWYRKAAEQGFDEAQFALGLMYDKGDGVKQDRKEAFKWYKKAAEQGLDIAQFHLGLMYYNGLGVKQNKIEALSWFQKAAEQGLDQAQKTLEFVGTRRVPLL from the coding sequence ATGTTCTATAAAGGCGCATTGATGGGTATAGCAGTCATTCTCGTTTCGCAGGCCACCTTTGCAGACTTTAATTCTGCTCAGAAAGCCTACAATGAAGGGGATTTTGCGACGGCAATAAGAGAATTCAGAACCGATGGCAGTGCACGATCACTCTATCAGGTTGGCCAGATGTACTCAAACGGCAAGGGGGTCCGACAGGACCGGCGAGAGGCGGTAAAGTGGTATCGTAAAGCTGCTGAACTTGGCTATGCCAAAGCGCAGACAACCCTTGGTCTTTTTTATTCCATTGGAGAAGAAGTAAAACAGGATAAGAAGGAATCTGCCAAATGGTATAAAAAGGCCGCAGATCAGGGGCTTGCGGATGCGCAGTTTACCTTGGCTCAGATGTATGAGCGGGGGGATGGAGTAAAGCAGGATAAAACCGAGTCAGTCCGCTGGTATCAGAAGGCTGCGGATCAGGGGCATGCCAATGCCCAGCTTAACTTGAGCTTGAAATACGATGCTGGTGAAGGGGTCGAACAAAATAAAGAAAAGGCTGCATTCTGGTATCACAAGGCGGCTGAGCAAGGGCTTGCCAGAGCCCAATTCCAGCTTGGCGCTCTTTATGACAAGGGTGACGGAATTGAACAGAATAAAAATGAGGCTTTCAAATGGTATCGAAAGGCTGCAGACCAAGGCTATGCTCGGGCCCAGTATAGTTTGGGGCAGCTGTATGATAGGGGGGAAGGCGCTGCACATGATACCCGAGAGGCCTTGAAGTGGTATCGCAAGGCGGCGGAGCGCGGTGTTGCCGACGCTCAGTATGCAGTGGGACAAATATATTACAAAGGGATCATTGTCGCTCAGGACCGAAAAATCGCCTTGAAGTGGTACCGTAAGGCTGCCGAGCAGGGATTTGATGAAGCCCAGTTTGCGCTCGGACTGATGTATGATAAGGGCGACGGGGTAAAACAAGACCGTAAAGAGGCCTTCAAATGGTATAAAAAGGCTGCAGAGCAAGGTCTTGACATTGCTCAGTTTCATTTAGGGCTTATGTATTATAATGGCCTGGGGGTTAAGCAGAACAAGATAGAAGCGCTGTCGTGGTTTCAGAAAGCAGCTGAACAAGGGCTTGATCAGGCGCAGAAGACCCTTGAGTTCGTAGGTACGCGCAGAGTTCCTTTATTGTAG
- a CDS encoding DivIVA domain-containing protein: protein MQISPLDIQQQQFKGKMIGGLDPDDVDAFLQQISQEMERLIRENTELKDQCRKSAAEMDELRQRETNLRETMLAAQKITEEMKANAQKEATLLISEAEIKAERILADAENRLLQLNTQIQDLRREKLQFETSFKSILENHLKLLNTNVA from the coding sequence ATGCAGATATCTCCCTTAGACATCCAACAGCAACAATTCAAGGGTAAAATGATCGGCGGACTGGACCCCGATGACGTTGATGCCTTTCTCCAGCAGATTTCCCAGGAGATGGAACGACTGATTCGCGAAAATACCGAACTGAAAGACCAATGCCGTAAGTCGGCTGCCGAAATGGACGAACTACGCCAGCGTGAGACTAACCTCCGCGAAACCATGCTGGCAGCTCAGAAGATAACTGAAGAGATGAAAGCCAATGCCCAGAAAGAAGCTACTCTTCTTATATCTGAGGCTGAAATCAAAGCAGAACGAATTCTTGCAGACGCCGAAAACAGACTGTTGCAACTCAACACCCAAATTCAGGACCTTCGCCGCGAAAAACTTCAGTTTGAAACATCTTTCAAATCCATCCTTGAAAACCACCTGAAACTTCTCAACACCAATGTCGCTTGA
- a CDS encoding methylenetetrahydrofolate reductase C-terminal domain-containing protein, protein MIVSQQKPLDEILSELDGISRVFLIGCAKCATVCKAGGEEEVWQMQESLTAVGREITGSIVIDEVCHMLRTARDLRSRKEMVDEAEAIVVLACGAGVQSVSATTSKRTLAGLDTKFLGNIKRLGQFEQKCSLCGECLLSRTGGICPVTVCPKSLLNGPCGGMDNGRCEVDLESECAWKMIFDRLSDRGDAERIKKTVSAKDNSTRRQPGRLKLDK, encoded by the coding sequence ATGATCGTAAGCCAGCAGAAACCGCTGGATGAGATACTCTCGGAGCTAGACGGCATTTCTCGTGTCTTCCTTATCGGCTGCGCCAAGTGTGCAACCGTTTGCAAGGCGGGTGGAGAGGAAGAGGTCTGGCAGATGCAGGAAAGTCTCACTGCCGTTGGCAGGGAGATAACCGGCTCCATCGTTATCGACGAAGTATGCCACATGCTCCGCACGGCCCGTGATTTGCGTTCCCGCAAGGAAATGGTCGACGAAGCTGAAGCCATCGTTGTCCTTGCCTGCGGAGCAGGGGTTCAGTCTGTTTCAGCAACCACTTCCAAGCGCACGCTTGCCGGGCTAGACACCAAGTTCCTGGGGAACATAAAACGACTTGGCCAGTTTGAACAGAAATGTTCCCTCTGCGGTGAATGTCTGCTCTCAAGAACCGGCGGGATCTGCCCGGTTACGGTCTGCCCAAAAAGCCTTCTCAATGGGCCCTGCGGCGGCATGGACAACGGTCGCTGCGAAGTTGACCTTGAATCTGAATGCGCCTGGAAGATGATCTTTGACCGTCTTTCCGATCGTGGAGACGCCGAACGTATCAAGAAGACCGTGTCAGCAAAAGACAACTCTACTCGCAGGCAACCCGGTCGCCTGAAACTGGACAAATAG
- the galU gene encoding UTP--glucose-1-phosphate uridylyltransferase GalU, with protein MQVKKAIFPVAGLGTRFLPATKSSPKEMLPLIDKPLVQYVVEEAVASGIEQILFVTGRGKRALEDHFDIAFELEAHLYDKGKDKELSHIREIAEMVNIFYVRQKEAKGLGHAILCARDFIGNEPFAVLLGDDIIDAQRPCLGQLLEVYRKYRGPVLALEKVPMELISSYGCVKANAISERIFEVTDMVEKPKREEAPSDLAIIGRYVLTPEIFPILEKQAPGKGGEIQLTDAILKLSQDEAVYGCQFEGIRHDCGDKLGFLKATVDMALKREEFSNEFREYLKGLNL; from the coding sequence ATGCAAGTGAAAAAAGCTATTTTCCCGGTTGCAGGCCTCGGCACAAGATTTCTTCCGGCAACAAAATCCTCTCCGAAAGAGATGCTACCGCTTATCGACAAACCTCTCGTGCAGTATGTCGTCGAAGAGGCCGTTGCCTCGGGGATAGAACAGATCCTTTTCGTAACTGGCCGGGGCAAACGCGCTCTGGAGGATCATTTTGATATCGCCTTTGAGTTGGAGGCGCACCTGTATGATAAAGGAAAAGACAAGGAACTTTCTCATATCCGAGAAATTGCAGAGATGGTGAACATCTTTTACGTCCGTCAGAAGGAGGCTAAAGGCTTGGGGCATGCCATTCTCTGCGCCCGGGATTTCATCGGCAACGAACCGTTCGCGGTTCTTTTGGGCGATGACATCATCGATGCGCAACGTCCTTGCCTCGGGCAACTGCTGGAGGTGTACCGCAAATACCGCGGACCGGTTCTGGCTTTGGAAAAGGTGCCGATGGAACTTATCTCTTCCTATGGTTGCGTGAAGGCCAATGCTATCTCGGAACGGATCTTCGAAGTAACTGACATGGTTGAAAAACCGAAACGGGAAGAAGCGCCGTCGGATCTTGCCATTATTGGTCGCTATGTCCTGACCCCGGAAATCTTTCCTATCCTGGAAAAGCAGGCACCCGGCAAGGGAGGAGAGATCCAGTTGACCGATGCCATTCTGAAACTGTCACAAGACGAAGCGGTCTATGGGTGTCAGTTTGAGGGGATACGTCACGACTGCGGCGATAAACTTGGTTTTCTCAAGGCAACTGTAGATATGGCCCTAAAAAGGGAAGAATTCAGCAATGAGTTCAGAGAATATCTGAAAGGTTTGAATTTATAA
- a CDS encoding peptide-binding protein — protein MNRWWASCLLSLLLFSGCAADSEQPPSTRNPAAPPAYGDSLIDSTIGEPTTLIPILASDSASHEVANLIYNGLVKYDKNLELTGDLAESWEISRDGLSITFHLRKGVKWHDGTEFSARDVMYTYRVTIDPKTPTPYAEDFKQVKTATAPDRYTFKVTYEKPFAPALASWGMNILPSHLLEGKDLTKSPLSRKPIGTGPFVFKEWVAGQRIILDANKNYFEGRPYINSYVYRIIPDNSTMYMELKVGGIDMMNLSPVQFQRQTNTKAFLARFAKYRYPASSYVYLGYNLRHPLFSDKRVRQAITAAINKDEIINGALLGMGQATHGPFKPGTWACNQRQKDIPYDPEHAIKLLSEAGWKTRNSQGILLKDGKPFQFTILTNQGNDVRLKTAQIIQQRLKRIGIDVRIRVVEWASLLSQFIDKGNFEALVMGWTITPDPDLYDVWHSSKTGPKELNFVGYKNQEVDRLIEQGRSTFDQEKRKQCYYRIQEILVEDQPYSFLYVPDALPVVNLRFRGIEPAPAGISHNLIKWYVPKMEQTH, from the coding sequence ATGAACCGTTGGTGGGCCTCTTGCCTGCTGTCGTTGCTTCTTTTTTCAGGGTGTGCGGCTGATTCCGAACAACCACCCTCCACCAGGAACCCGGCAGCTCCTCCTGCCTATGGCGACAGCCTGATTGACAGTACTATCGGCGAACCCACCACCCTCATTCCGATCCTTGCCTCTGATTCAGCGTCTCACGAAGTAGCAAATCTTATCTACAACGGCCTGGTGAAATACGACAAGAACCTTGAACTCACCGGAGATCTGGCTGAATCTTGGGAAATATCCAGGGATGGCCTATCGATAACCTTTCACCTCCGTAAGGGCGTCAAATGGCATGACGGCACTGAATTCAGCGCTCGTGACGTCATGTACACTTATCGGGTTACCATCGACCCCAAAACTCCGACCCCTTACGCCGAAGACTTTAAGCAGGTAAAAACCGCGACAGCACCAGATCGCTACACCTTCAAGGTAACGTACGAAAAACCGTTTGCCCCAGCCCTTGCATCCTGGGGCATGAACATTCTTCCCTCGCACCTACTTGAAGGAAAAGACCTCACAAAGAGCCCCCTATCCAGGAAGCCGATCGGGACAGGCCCATTTGTATTCAAAGAATGGGTTGCCGGCCAAAGGATTATTCTTGATGCCAATAAGAATTATTTCGAGGGTCGTCCCTATATCAACAGCTACGTCTACCGAATAATCCCTGACAATTCGACCATGTACATGGAGCTTAAAGTAGGCGGCATCGACATGATGAACCTTTCTCCAGTGCAGTTCCAGAGACAAACCAATACCAAGGCTTTTCTGGCGCGCTTTGCCAAGTATCGTTATCCGGCCTCATCCTATGTCTATTTGGGATACAACCTGAGACATCCTCTTTTCTCCGACAAACGGGTCAGGCAGGCAATAACTGCAGCCATCAACAAGGACGAGATAATTAATGGTGCGCTTCTGGGGATGGGACAGGCAACGCACGGGCCGTTCAAACCAGGCACTTGGGCCTGCAACCAGCGACAAAAAGATATCCCTTACGATCCGGAACACGCAATAAAACTGCTGTCTGAAGCCGGATGGAAGACCAGAAACAGCCAGGGGATCCTGCTCAAGGATGGGAAACCATTCCAGTTTACAATCCTTACCAATCAAGGAAATGACGTGAGGCTTAAAACTGCTCAGATTATTCAACAGCGATTGAAGCGGATCGGAATTGATGTTCGAATCCGGGTGGTGGAATGGGCATCACTGCTCTCACAGTTTATCGACAAGGGGAATTTTGAAGCACTGGTCATGGGATGGACAATTACACCAGATCCAGACCTGTATGACGTCTGGCACTCAAGCAAGACCGGGCCCAAAGAGCTAAACTTTGTCGGCTATAAGAATCAGGAGGTCGACAGGCTGATCGAACAAGGGCGAAGCACCTTTGACCAGGAAAAGCGCAAGCAATGCTATTACCGGATCCAGGAGATTCTGGTGGAAGACCAGCCCTATTCTTTTCTCTATGTTCCCGACGCCTTGCCCGTCGTAAACTTAAGATTCCGAGGCATTGAGCCGGCGCCAGCCGGCATCTCGCACAATCTCATAAAGTGGTACGTGCCCAAAATGGAGCAAACCCACTGA
- a CDS encoding DUF167 domain-containing protein encodes MSLEPSTRQLNISSTNEGVTFAVHVQPRASRMEICGMQGDALKVRLTSPPVEDAANRQLEEFIAKTLGIAKSKVSVISGTKSRQKRLLIRGADATTIAAILNEQT; translated from the coding sequence ATGTCGCTTGAGCCATCTACCCGACAGTTAAATATCTCATCCACAAATGAAGGGGTGACCTTTGCAGTCCATGTCCAACCGCGTGCCAGCCGCATGGAGATTTGCGGGATGCAGGGTGATGCGCTTAAGGTCCGCCTCACCTCTCCTCCTGTTGAAGATGCCGCCAATCGCCAGTTGGAAGAGTTTATCGCCAAGACCCTCGGAATAGCAAAATCGAAAGTATCGGTCATCTCCGGGACAAAATCTCGGCAAAAAAGACTGCTCATCCGCGGAGCGGATGCAACAACCATTGCTGCAATTCTTAATGAACAGACTTGA
- the folD gene encoding bifunctional methylenetetrahydrofolate dehydrogenase/methenyltetrahydrofolate cyclohydrolase FolD gives MANLIDGKAIASKIRGEITAEIAALKTKGITPGLAVVLVGEDAASKVYVSMKEKACQDVGIFSDEHKLSADTTEAELLDLIDKLNCDLRIHGILVQLPLPKQINTERVLEAISPHKDVDGFHPYNVGRLVIGKPVFQPCTPYGVMVMLKETGIDLNGKEVVVVGRSNIVGKPVALMCLAQHATVTICHSRTKDLAAKVGNADVVIAAVGVPEMIKGNWIKPGAVVIDVGVNRVGEKKLVGDVEFGPAAERASAITPVPGGVGPMTITMLLQNTVESARRTCR, from the coding sequence ATGGCAAACCTGATTGATGGCAAGGCAATAGCCTCTAAAATTCGTGGAGAAATCACAGCAGAAATTGCTGCCCTCAAGACAAAAGGAATAACCCCGGGACTGGCGGTAGTGCTGGTAGGTGAAGACGCAGCAAGCAAAGTGTATGTAAGCATGAAGGAAAAGGCTTGCCAGGACGTTGGAATCTTCTCCGATGAGCACAAGCTATCTGCAGATACAACAGAAGCCGAACTTCTGGACCTTATCGACAAACTGAATTGTGACCTCAGAATTCACGGCATCCTTGTCCAACTCCCCCTACCTAAACAAATCAATACTGAGAGAGTACTCGAGGCGATATCGCCTCATAAAGACGTTGACGGGTTTCACCCATACAATGTCGGCAGACTTGTCATCGGGAAGCCGGTCTTCCAACCTTGTACCCCGTACGGCGTTATGGTAATGCTCAAGGAGACCGGCATTGATCTGAACGGCAAGGAGGTGGTGGTTGTCGGTCGGTCAAATATCGTCGGCAAGCCAGTGGCGCTCATGTGCCTGGCACAGCATGCAACAGTTACTATCTGTCATTCAAGAACCAAGGACCTGGCGGCAAAGGTCGGCAACGCCGATGTAGTCATAGCTGCTGTCGGAGTACCGGAGATGATCAAGGGCAACTGGATAAAGCCAGGAGCAGTTGTCATAGACGTCGGTGTCAACCGTGTCGGGGAAAAGAAACTGGTTGGAGATGTGGAGTTTGGCCCTGCAGCAGAGCGCGCTTCTGCCATAACACCTGTCCCAGGTGGAGTCGGCCCGATGACGATAACAATGCTCCTCCAGAACACCGTGGAATCGGCAAGGCGTACCTGCCGATGA
- a CDS encoding methylenetetrahydrofolate reductase, producing the protein MMSSFQAKLESNTFVITAEVSPPKGIDCSDFLSISRSLAAMVDAINVTDNQGANMRISPLAAAALLVREGIEPIYQVTCRDRNRLALQSDLLGAAALGVTNILALTGDFISFGDHPQGKPVFDLDSVQLLNVIAGLNNGKDMNGHQLTGSTTFFCGAAASPDAEPLELTLIKIEKKAAAGAGFLQTQAIFDIPRLGRFREAVSHLPVKVIAGILVLKSAGMARYINKNIPGLTIPDHIIDELADAADPAAKGLEIACRFAKEAAPLCNGIHIMAMGREELIPQIIAALKP; encoded by the coding sequence ATGATGTCATCATTCCAGGCCAAACTGGAGAGCAACACTTTTGTCATTACCGCTGAGGTATCCCCTCCCAAAGGCATAGACTGCTCTGATTTTCTGTCAATCTCACGTTCGCTTGCTGCCATGGTGGACGCTATTAATGTCACAGACAACCAGGGTGCCAACATGCGGATATCTCCTCTTGCCGCCGCGGCACTGTTGGTTCGGGAGGGGATTGAGCCTATCTACCAGGTCACATGCCGCGACCGGAACCGCCTAGCCCTGCAGAGTGATCTGCTTGGAGCTGCGGCATTGGGTGTAACCAATATCCTGGCCTTGACAGGAGACTTTATAAGCTTCGGTGACCATCCCCAAGGCAAACCGGTATTTGATCTCGATTCCGTCCAACTGCTTAACGTTATTGCCGGCCTCAACAATGGTAAGGATATGAACGGGCACCAGTTGACCGGCAGCACCACCTTCTTTTGCGGAGCTGCAGCCTCGCCTGATGCCGAACCGCTCGAACTTACCCTGATAAAGATTGAGAAGAAAGCGGCTGCAGGAGCCGGATTCCTGCAAACTCAGGCGATCTTCGACATCCCAAGATTGGGCCGATTCAGGGAAGCGGTTAGTCACCTGCCGGTTAAAGTAATTGCCGGGATTCTGGTACTCAAATCAGCCGGCATGGCACGCTATATCAATAAGAATATTCCCGGTCTCACGATCCCTGATCATATTATTGATGAACTTGCCGACGCTGCTGATCCGGCGGCAAAGGGGTTGGAAATTGCCTGCCGTTTTGCCAAAGAGGCAGCACCTCTCTGCAATGGCATCCACATAATGGCCATGGGGCGTGAAGAGTTGATTCCGCAAATCATTGCCGCGTTAAAACCATGA
- a CDS encoding YggT family protein: MFIIANFLKAVASIADTVLTIYMYILIARAILSWVNPDPYNPIVNFLYRATEPVLQRVRRVLPNTGGLDLSPLMILLAIFFIQKFIIASLFELADRMKFGLGV, translated from the coding sequence ATGTTCATTATTGCGAACTTTCTCAAAGCAGTCGCCAGCATTGCCGACACTGTCCTGACGATTTACATGTATATCCTGATTGCCAGGGCCATCCTCTCCTGGGTAAATCCTGATCCATATAATCCGATCGTAAATTTTTTGTACCGGGCTACTGAACCGGTATTGCAAAGAGTGCGCAGAGTCCTGCCAAATACCGGAGGACTCGACCTGTCTCCGTTGATGATCCTGCTGGCAATATTTTTTATCCAGAAATTCATTATCGCATCACTTTTTGAATTGGCCGATCGAATGAAATTCGGCTTGGGAGTCTGA
- a CDS encoding ABC transporter permease, producing the protein MYSYLLKRILMLLPLMLGITLITFVVIHLAPGEPVEMQVAMNPKISAKTREKMREFYGLDKPLHVQYVSWLNRLARLDFGRSFAPDNRPVIDKIKERLPITISLNVVALIIEFGLAIPIGILAAVYRNSLFDKGITIFVFLGFAVPTFWLALLLMYFFGVKLNWLPISGLHSLGSDRLPFVQRLLDLARHLVLPLTIASFGSLAGVSRFMRSTMLEVIGQDYMTTARAKGLSERAVILRHGLRNALLPVITLLGFSLPGLIGGSVIFETIFAIPGMGQLFYMGVMARDYPLVMGILVIGAGLTLIGNLLADIAYAFADPRIRSVKN; encoded by the coding sequence ATGTACAGCTACTTACTCAAACGAATCCTTATGCTGTTGCCGCTGATGCTGGGCATCACCCTCATCACTTTTGTCGTTATTCACCTCGCCCCAGGAGAACCGGTGGAGATGCAAGTGGCGATGAACCCGAAAATTTCGGCAAAAACCAGAGAAAAGATGCGCGAATTCTACGGCCTGGACAAACCGCTCCATGTCCAGTACGTAAGCTGGCTTAATCGGCTTGCCCGTCTGGATTTCGGTCGGTCATTCGCTCCGGATAACCGACCGGTCATCGATAAAATCAAGGAACGGCTGCCGATCACCATCTCACTCAACGTTGTTGCCTTGATTATCGAATTCGGCCTTGCCATCCCGATCGGCATCCTGGCCGCGGTCTATCGAAATTCGCTGTTTGATAAAGGTATCACCATTTTTGTCTTTCTGGGATTTGCAGTACCAACCTTCTGGTTGGCACTGCTCCTTATGTACTTTTTTGGGGTAAAGCTGAACTGGCTCCCCATTTCAGGGCTACACTCCCTTGGCAGTGACCGGTTGCCATTCGTTCAACGCTTATTGGATCTGGCGAGACACCTGGTGCTGCCGTTGACCATTGCATCTTTCGGCAGCCTTGCCGGCGTTTCCCGCTTTATGCGATCAACCATGCTGGAGGTTATTGGTCAGGACTACATGACCACAGCCCGGGCAAAAGGACTCAGTGAGCGGGCTGTTATTCTCCGCCACGGGCTCAGAAACGCCCTGCTGCCAGTCATCACCCTGCTAGGTTTTTCACTGCCGGGTCTTATCGGGGGCAGCGTCATCTTCGAAACAATATTCGCAATCCCCGGCATGGGTCAGCTTTTCTATATGGGAGTTATGGCGCGAGACTACCCTTTGGTAATGGGGATTCTTGTGATTGGTGCCGGATTGACACTTATCGGCAATCTACTGGCGGATATCGCCTATGCGTTTGCAGATCCACGAATAAGGTCGGTCAAGAATTGA
- a CDS encoding energy transducer TonB, producing MHHNPGEKSLGLALTLSFIVHVGLFLLIMAMPQAGKKATQEPIMVDLQDLPEITKQLPKGQKEATRKSESFQRVPEEMAPRGTREREKLSRFGEVPPQKPQIRPQQQPVEKEREKLSKESLFKPKEPVASDIAKLYPSAGKLAKIEESYRKKYEEEVKESDTKFLNTDDILFGSFLRRFETAVYGVWRYPAEAVKLGVEGVTPVRITFNRRGEIEKVEILESSGSRILDDEVRRTLSMIGPVGALPKGYDKDQFHLIAFFHYGISSGSIRGRLY from the coding sequence ATGCATCATAATCCCGGTGAAAAATCGTTGGGGCTCGCGCTTACTCTCTCCTTCATCGTCCATGTTGGCCTGTTCCTTCTAATAATGGCCATGCCCCAGGCTGGCAAGAAGGCCACCCAAGAGCCGATAATGGTGGATTTACAGGATCTCCCCGAGATTACTAAGCAACTGCCGAAAGGACAAAAAGAGGCAACGAGGAAATCAGAATCGTTCCAGAGGGTACCGGAGGAGATGGCTCCTCGTGGTACTCGCGAGCGGGAGAAACTGAGTCGTTTTGGTGAGGTACCCCCACAAAAGCCGCAGATAAGACCGCAGCAACAGCCAGTGGAAAAAGAGCGTGAAAAACTGTCCAAAGAGAGCCTGTTCAAGCCAAAGGAGCCGGTTGCTTCAGATATTGCGAAGCTTTATCCATCTGCGGGCAAACTGGCGAAGATCGAGGAGAGCTACCGCAAAAAATATGAAGAAGAAGTCAAGGAGAGTGATACCAAATTTCTCAATACCGACGATATCCTTTTCGGGTCTTTCCTGAGACGATTTGAGACGGCAGTTTACGGAGTTTGGCGCTATCCAGCCGAGGCGGTAAAATTAGGGGTCGAGGGGGTCACCCCGGTGCGCATTACTTTCAATCGCAGAGGAGAAATTGAGAAAGTGGAGATCCTGGAAAGCTCAGGCAGCAGGATCCTGGACGATGAAGTCAGGCGTACCCTGAGCATGATTGGTCCGGTTGGAGCCCTGCCAAAAGGCTATGACAAGGATCAGTTTCACCTGATCGCTTTTTTTCATTATGGCATCAGCAGCGGTTCAATTCGCGGCCGGCTCTATTGA
- a CDS encoding FmdB family zinc ribbon protein: MPLYEYQCTACNHHFELRQKFSDEPAKICPSCGGEVQKLISSAAFSLKGGGWYSEGYSSSATNAAPACPSGGSCAGCPSAAAA; encoded by the coding sequence ATGCCACTTTACGAATATCAATGCACCGCATGTAACCACCACTTCGAACTTCGCCAGAAGTTTTCCGACGAACCGGCAAAAATCTGCCCCAGCTGTGGCGGAGAAGTACAAAAGTTGATATCCTCTGCCGCATTTTCTTTAAAGGGAGGAGGTTGGTATTCCGAGGGATATAGTAGTAGCGCAACTAACGCTGCTCCTGCCTGCCCTTCCGGCGGGAGTTGCGCCGGATGTCCTTCGGCTGCTGCGGCCTAA
- a CDS encoding TerC family protein, with amino-acid sequence MTGNGLLWLGFGGIMAIMFAIDMGIFNRKSHEIRFREALGWTITWVLLALAFNVWIYFQMGSTKALEFFTGYLIEESLSVDNLFVFIMIFSYFHISKSHQPKILKWGIIGALLMRAIFIFAGIGLIERFHWMLYIFGGILIVTGLKMAFGKEEQIEPEKNLLVRLVRRFMPITKRIRDDRFFIRKQGITAATPLFLTLLVVESSDVIFAIDSIPAVLSVTRDPFIVYTSNVFAIMGLRSLYYLLAHVMEMFVYLKLGISFILAFVGIKMILVDIWHVPIHFSLGVIVGALAIAILTSVTIGKQHGKH; translated from the coding sequence ATGACAGGCAATGGGCTACTTTGGCTTGGTTTCGGCGGTATCATGGCGATCATGTTCGCTATTGATATGGGCATATTCAACCGCAAAAGCCACGAAATAAGGTTCCGCGAGGCCTTGGGATGGACCATAACCTGGGTGCTGTTGGCGCTGGCGTTCAATGTCTGGATTTATTTCCAAATGGGCTCAACCAAAGCTCTGGAGTTCTTCACCGGCTATCTGATCGAAGAGTCCCTGTCGGTTGACAACCTCTTCGTTTTCATCATGATCTTCTCCTATTTCCATATTTCCAAATCCCATCAGCCCAAGATCCTGAAATGGGGAATCATCGGCGCTCTTCTGATGCGGGCCATCTTCATTTTTGCCGGAATTGGACTCATCGAACGATTTCACTGGATGCTCTACATTTTCGGCGGGATACTCATTGTCACCGGGTTAAAGATGGCATTCGGCAAGGAAGAGCAGATCGAACCGGAAAAGAACCTGCTCGTGCGGCTGGTCAGGCGGTTCATGCCGATAACCAAAAGAATTCGCGATGACCGCTTTTTCATAAGAAAACAAGGGATAACGGCCGCCACCCCGCTCTTTCTTACTTTATTGGTGGTTGAATCCAGCGACGTCATTTTCGCCATTGATTCCATCCCGGCAGTATTGTCAGTGACCCGTGACCCGTTTATCGTTTATACATCAAATGTCTTCGCAATCATGGGGCTGCGCTCCCTTTACTACCTGCTGGCACACGTGATGGAGATGTTTGTCTACCTGAAACTCGGCATCTCCTTCATCCTGGCTTTTGTCGGCATAAAGATGATCCTGGTGGACATCTGGCATGTACCGATACACTTCTCACTGGGGGTTATCGTCGGCGCACTGGCAATAGCGATCCTGACATCGGTCACCATCGGCAAGCAGCATGGCAAGCATTGA